Proteins encoded in a region of the Gulosibacter sediminis genome:
- the ruvX gene encoding Holliday junction resolvase RuvX translates to MRRGVRFAVDVGKARIGVARSDPDGLLAVPVETVKRDLEGDTHIRRLAELVDEYSVMEVIVGHPLNLRGESTPSTEDAIGVAGELAAAISAPVRLLDERLTTVSAAKQFRASGKQASRSRDQIDQAAAVVLLQDALDRERSSGMPPGAALD, encoded by the coding sequence GTGCGCCGCGGCGTTCGCTTCGCCGTCGACGTCGGCAAGGCCCGCATCGGGGTCGCTCGCAGCGACCCCGATGGGCTGCTTGCCGTGCCCGTCGAAACGGTCAAGCGCGACCTCGAGGGCGACACGCACATCCGCCGGCTCGCCGAACTCGTCGACGAGTATTCGGTGATGGAGGTCATCGTCGGCCACCCGCTCAACCTGCGAGGCGAGTCGACGCCCTCGACCGAGGACGCAATCGGCGTCGCGGGCGAGCTCGCCGCCGCGATTTCGGCACCCGTGCGGCTGCTCGACGAGCGACTCACGACGGTGTCGGCGGCGAAGCAATTCCGCGCGAGTGGCAAGCAGGCGTCGCGCTCACGTGACCAAATCGACCAGGCGGCGGCAGTAGTACTGTTGCAAGACGCACTTGACCGGGAGCGCTCGAG
- the rpsD gene encoding 30S ribosomal protein S4 — protein MSKKSRTRSKVRLSRALGVALTPKAARLMEKRPYAPGEHGRTRRKTDSDYAVRLREKQRLRAQYGLREKQLQIVFSEARRTAGLTGENLVELLEQRLDALVVRAGFARTTAQARQLVVHRHILVDGKIVDRPSFRVQPGQTIGVKSRSEDLEIFQVAAAGGHAEVLPAVPGYLEVQLDKLQAKLVRRPKRDEVPITCDVQLVVEYYSGR, from the coding sequence GTGTCGAAGAAGTCGCGTACCCGTTCGAAGGTGCGTCTGTCGCGCGCCCTCGGCGTTGCACTTACCCCGAAGGCCGCCCGCCTCATGGAGAAGCGTCCCTACGCTCCCGGTGAGCACGGCCGCACCCGTCGCAAGACCGACAGCGACTACGCCGTCCGTCTGCGCGAGAAGCAGCGTCTGCGCGCCCAGTATGGCCTGCGCGAGAAGCAGCTGCAGATCGTCTTCTCGGAGGCCCGCCGCACCGCTGGCCTGACCGGTGAGAACCTTGTCGAGCTGCTCGAGCAGCGTCTCGACGCCCTCGTTGTGCGTGCCGGCTTCGCCCGCACCACCGCGCAGGCGCGTCAGCTCGTCGTGCACCGCCACATCCTCGTTGACGGCAAGATCGTCGACCGCCCCTCGTTCCGCGTGCAGCCGGGCCAGACCATTGGTGTCAAGTCGCGCTCGGAAGACCTTGAGATCTTCCAGGTTGCCGCCGCCGGTGGCCACGCCGAGGTGCTCCCGGCCGTTCCGGGTTACCTCGAGGTGCAGCTCGACAAGCTCCAGGCGAAGCTCGTGCGTCGCCCGAAGCGCGACGAGGTGCCCATCACCTGTGACGTCCAGCTCGTCGTTGAGTACTACTCGGGCCGCTAA
- a CDS encoding DUF349 domain-containing protein, translating to MTGLPEHPFGRVEADGTVFVTEDGQERQVGQYPDGTPQEALDYFVRKFDDLAAQVSLLEQRSKAGANPNDIARSVKALRGQLDGASAVGDFAALRTRLDALGGEVAELGEKQQEEHREAVSEAMTYRESIVVEAETLAAQDPSSIQWKQTSAKVEELFAKWQDHQKTGPRLPKADANALWKRFRVARTTLDTERRKFFAHLDSEHRAARDAKQDIISRAEALAPKGADGVPEYRRLLDEWKTVGRAGRKHDDALWAKFKAAGDVLYQAKAEVDAQDDAEYQENLTLKLAILDDAKPILDITDRRQARERLNHVQDRWDAVGRVPRDRFRDVEEQLRRIEAHVRKLDDDHWANSNPEKQARQSGMTSQLHDAIAKLEADVAAAKESGNPKRLKEAEEALAARQAWLRAIEG from the coding sequence ATGACTGGACTGCCCGAGCACCCATTTGGCCGAGTAGAAGCCGACGGGACGGTTTTCGTAACCGAGGACGGACAGGAACGCCAGGTGGGTCAGTACCCCGACGGCACCCCGCAGGAAGCACTCGACTACTTCGTGCGCAAGTTCGACGACCTCGCCGCCCAAGTGTCGCTGCTCGAGCAGCGTTCGAAGGCCGGCGCGAACCCGAACGACATCGCCCGCTCGGTGAAGGCGCTGCGCGGTCAACTCGATGGCGCGAGCGCCGTCGGCGACTTCGCTGCGCTGCGCACCCGCCTCGACGCCCTCGGCGGCGAGGTTGCCGAGCTCGGCGAGAAGCAGCAGGAAGAGCACCGCGAGGCCGTGAGCGAGGCGATGACCTACCGCGAGTCGATCGTCGTCGAGGCCGAGACGCTCGCCGCGCAAGACCCGAGCTCGATTCAGTGGAAGCAGACCTCGGCGAAGGTCGAGGAGCTGTTCGCGAAGTGGCAGGACCACCAGAAGACCGGCCCGCGCCTGCCGAAGGCCGACGCGAACGCCCTCTGGAAGCGCTTCCGCGTGGCCCGCACCACCCTCGACACCGAGCGCCGAAAGTTCTTCGCGCACCTCGACAGCGAGCACCGTGCCGCGCGCGACGCGAAGCAGGACATCATCTCCCGCGCCGAGGCACTCGCGCCGAAGGGTGCCGACGGCGTGCCGGAGTACCGCCGCCTGCTCGACGAGTGGAAGACCGTGGGCCGTGCCGGCCGCAAGCACGATGACGCCCTCTGGGCGAAGTTCAAGGCTGCCGGCGACGTGCTCTACCAGGCGAAGGCCGAGGTCGATGCGCAGGACGACGCCGAGTATCAGGAGAACCTGACGCTCAAGCTCGCGATCCTCGACGACGCAAAGCCGATTCTCGACATCACCGACCGCCGCCAGGCGCGCGAGCGACTCAACCACGTGCAGGACCGCTGGGATGCGGTCGGCCGCGTGCCGCGCGACCGCTTCCGCGACGTCGAGGAACAGCTGCGCCGCATCGAGGCGCACGTGCGCAAGCTTGATGACGACCACTGGGCGAACTCGAACCCCGAAAAGCAGGCCCGCCAGTCGGGCATGACCTCGCAGCTCCACGACGCGATCGCGAAGCTCGAGGCCGACGTGGCTGCCGCGAAGGAGTCGGGCAACCCGAAGCGCCTCAAGGAAGCCGAGGAGGCGCTCGCCGCCCGCCAGGCGTGGCTGCGCGCCATCGAGGGTTAA
- a CDS encoding RelA/SpoT family protein has translation MSEASSLSMRRLVPRIFTKSASAPAIERLVRLLRGHDSRADIGLVQRAYEVAVRFHEGQFRRSGEPYITHPIAVAEILAGLGIGPVTIAAALLHDTVEDTDYSLDQLREEFGDEIAMLVDGVTKLDKVTYGDAAQAETVRKMIVAMSKDIRVLVIKLADRLHNARTWGFMPPEKAQKKATETLEIYAPLAHRMGIQAMKNELEELSFAVLHPKIYSEIEHLVKDRQPQRQRYLDRVMKEIRGDLRDMRVRGEVNGRPKELYSIYQKMVVRGRDFDEIYDLVAIRIIVDTVRDCYAVLGAIHARWTPMPGRFKDYIATPKFNLYQSLHTTVIGPDGKAVEIQIRTHEMHQRAEFGVAAHWLYKQNMQTGQSTRGSGVTSEMAWLERINDWQQETSDSDEFLDSLRFEIGAKEVYVFTPQGKVIGLPQSATPVDFAYAIHTDVGHRTMGAKVNSRLVPLETKLQNGDTVEIFTSKNPDAGPKQDWLGFVASPRARNKIRQWFSKERRDEAIELGKEQVAKEMRKVNMPMTRDIVQEAFETVASTLRYVDVSGLYAAVGEGHVSAKSVIEKIQNELSADQDVDEELGDRHITGSPISQPSVSDSGVLVRGSPDILVKVAKCCTPVPGDEIVGFITRGQGVSVHRTDCRNVTSLELQPERMIDVEWAASSKAVFLVNIQVEALDRGGLLSDISRVLSEHHVNILSATVHTSRDRLAISKFSFQMGDTTHLDRLLGAVRHIDGIYDVYRVHNG, from the coding sequence ATGAGCGAAGCGAGTTCGCTGTCGATGCGTCGGCTGGTGCCGAGGATCTTTACGAAGTCGGCGTCAGCGCCCGCGATTGAGCGGCTCGTGCGCCTCTTGCGGGGCCACGACTCGCGGGCCGACATCGGCCTCGTGCAGCGGGCCTACGAGGTCGCCGTGCGCTTCCACGAGGGCCAGTTCCGCCGCAGCGGCGAGCCGTACATCACCCACCCAATCGCCGTCGCCGAGATCCTCGCCGGGCTCGGCATTGGTCCCGTCACGATTGCCGCGGCGCTCCTGCACGACACCGTGGAGGACACGGACTACTCGCTCGACCAGCTCCGCGAGGAGTTCGGCGACGAGATCGCGATGCTTGTCGACGGTGTCACGAAGCTTGACAAGGTCACCTACGGCGACGCCGCGCAGGCCGAGACGGTGCGCAAGATGATCGTCGCGATGTCGAAGGACATCCGCGTGCTCGTCATCAAGCTCGCCGACCGGCTGCACAACGCCCGCACGTGGGGCTTCATGCCGCCCGAGAAGGCGCAGAAGAAGGCCACCGAGACTCTCGAGATCTACGCGCCGCTCGCGCATCGCATGGGTATTCAGGCGATGAAGAACGAGCTCGAGGAGCTCTCGTTCGCGGTGTTGCACCCGAAAATCTACTCCGAGATCGAACACCTCGTGAAAGACCGCCAGCCGCAGCGGCAGCGCTATCTCGATCGGGTGATGAAGGAAATCCGCGGCGACCTGCGCGACATGCGCGTGCGTGGCGAGGTGAACGGGCGCCCGAAGGAGCTCTACTCGATCTACCAGAAGATGGTGGTACGCGGTCGCGACTTCGACGAAATCTACGACCTCGTCGCGATCCGCATCATCGTCGACACGGTGCGCGACTGCTACGCAGTACTCGGCGCAATTCACGCCCGCTGGACGCCGATGCCCGGCCGGTTCAAGGACTACATCGCGACACCGAAGTTCAACCTGTACCAGTCGCTGCACACAACGGTGATCGGGCCGGACGGCAAGGCCGTCGAGATTCAGATTCGTACCCACGAGATGCACCAGCGCGCCGAGTTCGGTGTCGCGGCGCACTGGCTCTACAAGCAGAACATGCAGACTGGCCAGTCGACGCGCGGCTCGGGCGTGACGAGCGAGATGGCCTGGCTCGAGCGCATCAACGACTGGCAGCAAGAGACGAGCGACTCTGACGAGTTCCTCGACTCGCTCCGCTTCGAGATTGGCGCGAAAGAGGTCTACGTCTTCACGCCGCAGGGCAAGGTCATCGGCCTGCCGCAATCGGCGACCCCGGTCGACTTCGCGTACGCGATTCACACCGATGTTGGCCACCGCACTATGGGGGCCAAGGTGAACAGTCGCCTCGTGCCGCTCGAGACGAAGCTGCAAAACGGCGACACCGTCGAGATCTTCACCTCGAAGAACCCGGATGCGGGGCCCAAGCAGGACTGGCTCGGCTTCGTCGCGTCGCCCCGGGCCCGCAACAAGATTCGCCAGTGGTTCTCGAAGGAACGCCGCGACGAGGCGATCGAGCTCGGTAAAGAGCAGGTCGCCAAGGAGATGCGCAAGGTCAACATGCCGATGACCCGCGACATCGTGCAGGAGGCCTTTGAGACGGTCGCCTCGACCCTGCGGTACGTCGACGTCTCGGGGCTCTACGCCGCCGTCGGCGAGGGCCACGTGTCGGCGAAGTCGGTCATCGAGAAGATCCAGAACGAGCTCAGTGCCGATCAGGACGTCGACGAGGAGCTCGGCGACCGCCACATCACGGGCAGCCCGATCAGCCAGCCATCGGTGAGTGATTCTGGTGTGCTCGTGCGAGGCTCACCCGACATCCTCGTCAAGGTCGCGAAGTGTTGCACGCCCGTGCCCGGCGACGAGATCGTCGGCTTCATCACGCGTGGCCAGGGCGTTTCGGTGCACCGCACCGACTGCCGTAACGTCACCTCGCTCGAGCTGCAGCCAGAGCGCATGATCGACGTCGAATGGGCGGCGAGCTCGAAGGCCGTGTTCCTCGTGAACATTCAGGTCGAGGCACTCGACCGGGGCGGCCTGCTCAGCGACATCAGCCGCGTGCTCTCGGAGCACCACGTGAACATCCTGTCGGCGACGGTGCACACGTCACGCGACCGGTTGGCGATCTCGAAGTTCTCGTTCCAGATGGGTGACACGACGCATCTCGACCGTCTGCTCGGGGCCGTGCGACACATCGATGGCATCTACGACGTCTATCGCGTGCACAACGGGTAG
- a CDS encoding Na+ dependent nucleoside transporter N-terminal domain-containing protein: MRNVVRSVALVVGGVAAGFALAHFMNSTPRGRAAFAAVNEFTADFTEAVKQGYEARTEAIYAAIEANEK; this comes from the coding sequence ATGCGTAACGTCGTTCGTTCCGTCGCACTCGTCGTCGGAGGCGTCGCCGCTGGCTTCGCCCTTGCCCACTTCATGAACTCGACGCCCCGTGGGCGGGCCGCGTTTGCCGCGGTGAACGAGTTCACCGCCGACTTCACCGAGGCGGTTAAGCAGGGCTACGAGGCCCGCACCGAAGCCATCTACGCCGCTATCGAAGCCAACGAAAAGTAA
- the alaS gene encoding alanine--tRNA ligase, with amino-acid sequence MLTAEIKRRFLSYFEERGHTVVPSASLVSDDPTVMFTIAGMVPFIPYMTGMVPAPYPRATSVQKCIRTNDIEEVGKTPRHGTFFQMGGNFSFGDYFKREAIEFAYTLLTKPQDEGGFGFNHEDLWVTVYKKDDEAYNAWLELSEIPAERIQRLGEDTNYWSAGKPGGPAGPDSEIFFDRGPAYGVDGGPATDDDRYVEIWNLVFMQYERGADNGDGTFELLGDLPQRNIDTGIGIERIAFLLQGVDNMYETDQVRPVLDRASELAGRAYGANHEDDVRLRVVADHVRSSLMLISDGVQPSNEGRGYILRRLLRRVVRNMRLLGVEGATFPELFPVSMRAMRDAYPEVEADFDRISRIAYGEEVTFLRTLAQGNTIFDEAVAKASAAGSSVLDGETAFKLHDTFGFPIDLTLEMAEESGLRVNRDKFDELMRAQVERAKADARARRSALADLSVYSDFRALGETAFVGYDQLETESEVLGIIVDGASVQEAAAGQTAELILGETTLYAEAGGQDADQGWLRSPSGGFTSRVLDVQKPVPGLIAHTVEVTQGTIGVGERVESVVDAVYRRQASEAHTATHLIHAALRDTLGGDAHQTGSYNKAGYMRLDFAWNDALSGETRSEIEEIANGAVRRDYEVITREMALDEAKELGARALFGEKYGARVRMVEIGGAWSRELCGGTHVDTSAQVGIVNLIGESSVGATNRRVEALVGRNAFAEFATERALVRELSSGLRVPRDQVTSRVNDLLADLKQAQKRIAELEAQQLRARIPELLGSGSRVGDVTFIGAWIGAVGSADDVRTLALELRERAGSEAAVVALVGQAGEKPSVVVATNQAARDAGANAGALVKVASGALGGGGGGKPDVAQGGGQDASKHEDALAAIRTALQAN; translated from the coding sequence ATGCTCACCGCCGAAATCAAGCGCCGCTTCCTCTCCTACTTCGAGGAGCGCGGCCACACCGTCGTTCCCTCCGCCTCGCTCGTGAGCGACGACCCGACGGTCATGTTCACGATCGCCGGCATGGTGCCGTTCATTCCGTACATGACTGGCATGGTGCCCGCGCCGTACCCGCGCGCGACGAGCGTGCAGAAGTGCATCCGCACGAACGACATCGAAGAGGTCGGCAAGACGCCGCGCCACGGCACCTTCTTCCAGATGGGTGGCAACTTCTCGTTCGGCGACTACTTCAAGCGTGAGGCGATCGAGTTCGCCTACACCCTCCTCACGAAGCCCCAGGACGAGGGCGGCTTCGGCTTCAACCACGAAGACCTCTGGGTCACCGTGTACAAGAAGGACGACGAGGCATACAACGCGTGGCTCGAGCTCTCGGAGATCCCGGCCGAACGCATCCAGCGCCTCGGCGAGGACACGAACTACTGGTCGGCCGGTAAGCCCGGCGGCCCCGCCGGCCCCGACTCGGAGATCTTCTTCGACCGCGGCCCGGCCTACGGCGTCGACGGCGGCCCCGCGACCGACGACGACCGCTACGTCGAGATCTGGAACCTCGTGTTCATGCAGTACGAGCGCGGCGCCGACAACGGCGACGGCACGTTCGAGCTGCTCGGCGACCTGCCGCAGCGCAACATCGACACCGGCATCGGCATCGAGCGCATCGCGTTCCTGCTGCAGGGCGTCGACAACATGTACGAGACCGACCAGGTGCGGCCCGTGCTCGACCGCGCGAGCGAACTCGCGGGCCGGGCCTACGGCGCGAACCACGAGGACGATGTGCGCCTGCGCGTCGTCGCCGACCACGTGCGTTCGTCGCTCATGCTCATCAGCGACGGCGTGCAGCCGAGCAACGAGGGTCGCGGGTACATCCTGCGCCGCCTGCTGCGCCGAGTCGTGCGCAACATGCGCCTCCTCGGCGTCGAAGGCGCCACCTTCCCCGAGCTGTTCCCGGTGTCGATGCGCGCCATGCGCGACGCCTACCCCGAGGTCGAGGCCGACTTCGACCGCATCAGCCGCATCGCCTACGGCGAAGAGGTCACGTTCCTGCGCACGCTCGCGCAGGGCAACACGATCTTCGACGAGGCCGTGGCCAAGGCGAGCGCGGCCGGTTCGTCGGTGCTCGACGGCGAGACCGCCTTCAAGCTGCACGACACGTTCGGCTTCCCGATCGACCTCACGCTCGAGATGGCCGAAGAGTCGGGCCTGCGCGTGAACCGCGACAAGTTCGACGAGCTCATGCGCGCGCAGGTTGAGCGCGCGAAGGCGGATGCGCGGGCCCGCCGCTCGGCGCTCGCCGACCTCAGCGTCTACAGCGACTTCCGCGCGCTCGGCGAGACCGCGTTTGTCGGCTACGACCAGCTCGAGACCGAATCCGAGGTACTCGGCATCATCGTCGACGGCGCGAGCGTGCAGGAGGCCGCCGCGGGCCAGACCGCTGAGCTCATCCTCGGCGAGACGACGCTCTACGCCGAGGCCGGTGGTCAGGACGCCGACCAGGGCTGGCTGCGCTCGCCCTCGGGCGGCTTCACCTCGCGGGTGCTCGACGTGCAGAAGCCCGTGCCGGGCCTCATCGCGCACACCGTTGAGGTCACGCAGGGCACGATCGGCGTCGGCGAGCGCGTCGAATCGGTCGTCGACGCGGTCTACCGCCGCCAGGCCTCCGAGGCGCACACCGCGACCCACCTCATCCACGCCGCCCTGCGCGACACGCTCGGTGGGGATGCGCACCAGACGGGCTCGTACAACAAGGCCGGCTACATGCGCCTCGACTTCGCGTGGAACGACGCGCTCTCGGGCGAGACCCGCAGCGAGATCGAAGAGATCGCGAACGGCGCCGTGCGCCGCGACTACGAGGTCATCACCCGCGAGATGGCCCTCGACGAGGCGAAGGAGCTCGGCGCCCGCGCCCTCTTCGGCGAGAAGTACGGCGCCCGCGTGCGCATGGTCGAGATCGGTGGCGCCTGGTCGCGCGAGCTCTGCGGTGGCACGCACGTCGACACCTCGGCCCAGGTGGGCATCGTCAACCTGATCGGCGAGTCGAGCGTTGGCGCGACGAACCGCCGCGTCGAGGCGCTCGTCGGCCGCAACGCCTTCGCCGAGTTCGCGACCGAGCGCGCGCTCGTTCGCGAGCTCTCGAGCGGCCTGCGCGTGCCGCGCGACCAGGTGACGAGCCGCGTCAACGACCTGCTCGCCGACCTCAAGCAGGCGCAGAAGCGCATTGCCGAGCTCGAGGCGCAGCAACTGCGCGCGCGCATCCCCGAACTGCTCGGTAGCGGCAGCCGCGTGGGCGACGTGACCTTCATCGGCGCCTGGATCGGCGCCGTGGGCAGCGCCGACGACGTGCGCACCCTCGCGCTGGAGCTGCGCGAGCGCGCCGGCAGCGAGGCTGCCGTGGTGGCGCTCGTCGGCCAGGCCGGCGAGAAGCCCTCGGTCGTCGTGGCCACGAACCAGGCCGCGCGCGACGCCGGCGCGAACGCGGGCGCGCTCGTCAAGGTCGCCTCGGGTGCGCTCGGCGGCGGCGGTGGCGGCAAGCCCGACGTCGCCCAGGGCGGCGGCCAGGACGCGTCGAAGCACGAGGACGCGCTCGCCGCGATCCGCACGGCGCTGCAGGCAAACTAG
- a CDS encoding peptidylprolyl isomerase, whose amino-acid sequence MAENAKELRRRQREHEARVVVHDVQTDRRRTDNRKGIIALVVAALVAVGGQVAFTTTGGFAASPAAETTAPAETAAPEAAVPDASIAEDREWTGTIDFNDGAFELGITLDGVNAPQATANLVDLVQKDFYDETACHRLTTEGLYVLQCGDPSGDGTGGPGYQFGPLENVPEDGVYPAGTIAMARGQAEDSMGSQFFIVYEDTELPAPGYSVIGQVTSGLDELQAQIVDEGVDPASGSTGDGTPLAPAVITDITVE is encoded by the coding sequence GTGGCAGAGAACGCGAAGGAATTGCGTCGCCGTCAGCGCGAGCACGAGGCACGAGTTGTCGTGCATGACGTGCAGACTGACCGTCGCCGCACCGACAACCGCAAGGGCATCATCGCCCTGGTCGTCGCCGCCCTCGTCGCCGTCGGTGGGCAGGTCGCGTTCACCACAACCGGCGGATTCGCCGCCTCGCCGGCCGCCGAGACGACCGCGCCGGCCGAAACCGCGGCGCCGGAAGCTGCGGTGCCCGACGCGTCGATCGCCGAGGACCGCGAGTGGACCGGCACGATCGACTTCAACGACGGCGCCTTCGAGCTCGGCATCACCCTCGACGGTGTCAACGCACCGCAGGCGACCGCGAACCTCGTCGACCTCGTGCAGAAGGACTTCTACGACGAGACCGCCTGCCACCGCCTCACCACCGAGGGCCTCTACGTGCTCCAGTGCGGCGACCCGAGCGGCGACGGCACCGGCGGCCCCGGCTACCAGTTCGGACCGCTTGAGAACGTGCCTGAGGACGGCGTCTACCCCGCCGGCACCATCGCGATGGCCCGCGGCCAGGCCGAGGATTCGATGGGCTCGCAGTTCTTTATCGTCTACGAAGACACCGAGCTGCCCGCCCCCGGCTATTCGGTAATCGGCCAGGTCACGAGCGGCCTCGACGAGCTGCAGGCGCAGATCGTCGACGAGGGCGTCGACCCCGCGAGCGGCTCGACCGGCGACGGCACGCCCCTCGCGCCCGCCGTCATCACCGACATCACCGTCGAATAG
- a CDS encoding replication-associated recombination protein A, which translates to MTGQVTLGGDGVAPLAARMRPRDLDEVVGQEHLLRPGSPLRRLASADAADNAGTSVILWGPPGTGKTTIAQALANSGGRRFVQLSAISAGVKDVRAVMDEALRQRDFYDEGTVLFLDEIHRFTKAQQDALLPGVEQGWVTLVAATTENPSFSVISPLLSRSLLLTLRSLDDADLAGLLDRAVSDKRGLDGAVGLDEDARAAIVRMASGDARRALTTLEAAAAGAQAAEHPSITAEDVESASDQALLRYDKQGDEHYDVISAFIKSIRGSDPDAALHYLARMIVAGEDPRFIARRLMISASEDIGMADPQAMVVAEAVASTVALIGMPEGQIPLANATVYLATAPKSNASYTGIGAAIADVKAGNAGRVPMHLRDAHYPGAKRLGHGKGYAYPHDDPIGVVEQQYLPDTLRDRVYYSPTEHGWEREISQRLEKLRRITRGDAG; encoded by the coding sequence ATGACTGGTCAGGTGACGCTTGGAGGCGACGGTGTCGCGCCGCTTGCCGCGCGCATGCGGCCGCGCGATCTCGATGAGGTAGTGGGGCAGGAGCACCTGTTGCGGCCTGGATCCCCGCTGCGACGGCTCGCGAGCGCGGACGCGGCGGACAACGCCGGTACCTCGGTGATTCTGTGGGGCCCGCCCGGCACGGGCAAGACGACGATCGCGCAGGCGCTGGCGAACAGCGGCGGCCGGCGGTTCGTCCAGCTTTCGGCGATTTCGGCGGGGGTGAAGGACGTTCGGGCGGTGATGGACGAGGCCCTGCGCCAGCGTGACTTCTACGACGAGGGCACCGTGTTGTTTCTCGACGAGATTCACCGCTTTACGAAGGCGCAGCAGGATGCGCTGCTGCCGGGCGTCGAACAGGGTTGGGTCACGCTCGTGGCCGCGACCACCGAGAACCCCTCGTTTTCGGTCATCTCGCCCCTGCTCTCGCGCTCGCTGCTGCTCACCCTGCGTTCGCTCGACGACGCCGACCTCGCGGGGCTGCTCGATCGCGCCGTCAGCGACAAGCGCGGCCTCGACGGTGCCGTCGGCCTCGACGAGGATGCTCGCGCCGCGATTGTACGCATGGCGAGCGGCGATGCGCGCCGCGCGCTGACGACGCTGGAAGCCGCGGCCGCCGGCGCGCAAGCGGCCGAGCATCCCAGCATCACCGCCGAGGACGTCGAGAGCGCGAGCGACCAGGCGTTGCTGCGCTACGACAAACAGGGCGACGAGCACTACGACGTCATCTCGGCATTCATCAAGTCGATTCGCGGCTCTGACCCGGATGCGGCGCTGCACTACCTCGCGCGCATGATCGTCGCGGGGGAGGACCCGCGCTTTATTGCCCGGCGCCTCATGATCTCGGCCTCGGAGGACATCGGCATGGCCGACCCACAGGCGATGGTGGTGGCCGAGGCGGTGGCGAGCACGGTCGCGCTCATCGGCATGCCGGAGGGGCAGATTCCGCTTGCGAACGCGACCGTCTACCTCGCGACCGCGCCGAAGTCGAACGCCTCGTACACCGGCATCGGCGCCGCGATCGCCGACGTCAAGGCAGGCAACGCGGGCCGCGTGCCGATGCACCTGCGCGACGCGCACTACCCGGGCGCGAAGCGGCTCGGCCACGGCAAGGGCTATGCGTATCCGCACGACGACCCCATCGGTGTCGTCGAACAGCAATACCTGCCCGACACACTGCGCGACCGCGTCTACTACTCGCCGACCGAGCACGGGTGGGAGCGAGAAATCTCGCAGCGTCTTGAGAAGCTGCGGCGCATCACCCGCGGCGACGCCGGCTGA
- a CDS encoding DUF948 domain-containing protein: MSGGDIAGLIAAGAFLLLVVLLAVPIIKLGRVLDEVRRGVGDSVDSITPTLVETQETMRETNRQLAKVDAITEQVHETTSNVNSLVALTAATVGGPLIKLAGFSAAAAAGFRALKPQRGSRKK; this comes from the coding sequence ATGTCAGGTGGTGACATCGCCGGGCTGATCGCTGCGGGCGCGTTCCTGCTGCTCGTGGTGCTGCTTGCAGTGCCGATCATCAAGCTCGGCCGAGTGCTCGACGAAGTTCGCCGCGGCGTCGGTGACTCGGTCGACAGCATCACCCCGACGCTGGTCGAGACGCAAGAGACCATGCGCGAGACGAACCGTCAGCTCGCGAAGGTCGACGCGATCACCGAACAGGTGCACGAGACCACCAGCAATGTGAACTCGCTTGTCGCGCTGACCGCCGCCACGGTCGGTGGCCCGCTGATCAAGCTCGCGGGCTTCTCCGCCGCCGCCGCGGCCGGGTTCCGCGCGCTGAAGCCGCAGCGCGGCTCGCGCAAGAAGTAG